The Limisphaerales bacterium genome window below encodes:
- a CDS encoding DUF1552 domain-containing protein: protein MISRNEFLKMGMALPLALQSLGQRAEAKDKAVPRRIIFINSCLGFYEPYFFPKKRGDLGTSDYLKGMKTLEKMTVFQNLFHPGMETSNHDSEKSFLTGTPSPESPNFVNGISLDQVLARKMSSDTRFPFLNFSIYDRGWGCSWNDRGAAIPPMHDEAKIFDLLFKDEDLQATKQRLRNDQNILTNLQRDLANLRKQGSDPGKLESYQTVIAELETQLKHEQFWLNTKKPKVAKSLSADAEFPFSTKIRNLFELAKLALQTDSTRVITLSMDWIYGAIKVPGATGGWHTLSHHGGRREVIAKLKQVEVDTLRHFNRFLFEMDQIKEREGTLLDHTTVVMGSNFGDSSNHTCNNLPMIVAGGGYRHQAHTVLDGPTPLCNLYLELLHKHGIDAERFGSSQKDMGLLKG, encoded by the coding sequence ATGATCAGTCGCAATGAATTTTTGAAGATGGGGATGGCGTTGCCGCTGGCGTTGCAGTCGCTGGGGCAGCGGGCCGAGGCGAAAGACAAGGCCGTGCCGCGCCGGATCATTTTCATCAACAGTTGTTTGGGATTTTATGAGCCTTATTTCTTCCCCAAGAAACGCGGCGATCTAGGCACCTCCGATTATTTGAAGGGGATGAAGACGCTGGAGAAGATGACCGTGTTCCAGAATCTGTTTCATCCCGGCATGGAGACGAGTAATCACGACTCAGAGAAATCGTTTCTCACCGGCACGCCCAGCCCAGAGTCGCCCAATTTTGTGAATGGCATCTCGCTGGACCAAGTGTTGGCCAGAAAGATGAGCAGCGACACGCGGTTTCCGTTCCTGAATTTCAGTATCTACGACCGTGGCTGGGGGTGTTCATGGAACGACCGTGGCGCGGCCATCCCGCCGATGCACGATGAGGCGAAGATTTTTGATCTGCTGTTCAAAGACGAGGATTTGCAGGCCACCAAACAGCGGCTGCGCAATGACCAAAACATCCTCACCAACCTCCAGCGCGATTTGGCGAATTTACGCAAACAAGGCTCGGATCCCGGCAAGCTGGAGAGCTATCAAACGGTAATTGCCGAGCTGGAAACTCAGCTGAAGCACGAACAGTTTTGGCTGAACACCAAAAAGCCGAAGGTGGCCAAGAGCCTGAGTGCTGACGCGGAGTTTCCGTTTTCCACCAAGATTCGGAATTTGTTTGAGCTGGCGAAGCTGGCTTTGCAGACCGATTCCACACGCGTGATCACTTTGTCCATGGACTGGATCTACGGCGCCATCAAAGTGCCCGGAGCCACTGGCGGTTGGCATACCCTATCGCATCACGGCGGACGTAGAGAGGTCATCGCCAAGCTTAAGCAAGTTGAGGTCGATACCTTGCGCCATTTCAACCGGTTTCTTTTTGAAATGGATCAGATCAAGGAGAGGGAAGGAACCCTGCTCGATCATACGACGGTGGTCATGGGCAGCAACTTTGGTGATTCCTCCAACCACACCTGCAACAACCTCCCCATGATCGTGGCTGGCGGCGGTTACCGCCATCAGGCCCACACCGTGTTGGACGGCCCGACTCCACTCTGCAACCTCTACCTAGAGTTGCTGCACAAACACGGCATCGACGCCGAGCGTTTCGGCAGCAGCCAGAAGGATATGGGTTTGTTAAAGGGCTGA